In Tetrapisispora phaffii CBS 4417 chromosome 6, complete genome, a single genomic region encodes these proteins:
- the KAP120 gene encoding karyopherin KAP120 (similar to Saccharomyces cerevisiae KAP120 (YPL125W); ancestral locus Anc_8.624): MGDLTEINLIQVLEQASDPKNIGSEIQKLAEAKLKEWEVQEGFHYYLQSIYLNMDNSLQIRWISIIQFKNGIEKYWRSTRSNAINKNEKLKIRERLFNLVNEKNNQLSIQNAQATAKIARFDFPGHWPDLFENLERLLDINSSNDTNIYNTLLHINQIIKILGAARIGRCRPAMQSKIPLILKYVIRIYLDNFVSWTDSSININEKFPLHIQISYLALKCTRRMIIEGVDNPAKDEIVIDFMRLSIQHFDILITNYNNFRTFDNYEKFIRCYGKLYYSMITNSPATFILLPCSTDILIVYTKIIFEYAPNVYNEVADTTGDFWEQTVIRGLLVFKRVINFIFKKGAITLKARSDKASIDKAIEKLNAEFLNEKLITDLVDTLMTWYLKLRPSELENWFMDQEEWINEQMSTSYEYQIRPCAENFFQDLINSFSEFLVPYLLNKIEKDASSLSNSLEDFLMKDAIYAAFQLSANAICDMVDFDSLLVKIFLPEASDTTNNSTDQLKIIRRRVAVIINEWSVVKCSEESKKICYGFFENILMNESDKVVLLTVVQSIRTMVDDWNFNKDNFEPFLKDIVTILLRKILPSVSLTETRLYVLNTLSDIIIQTKPLISKDLLIEILQIIPELWEISTNNPSEGILSGALIRLLRNLVQSLGPQSYLTWDIAIPVVNIVCDPTSQHHHLLSEDGFELWGILLQNYSSNETKFDDRFVDFLPFLESSIEKHSEILPTLLEIVKSYTLILSPQLFFASDSFSKIFSYLSNYLLKLRDDSFYLILEIWEILILSNEADYENILLQKFYDMGILNSLFNSIFKQEALSNHQCGQLLQIIARIAYVNPTALMKFIEMYHQALPTTTSNAQLDIEHKKVVYSDMPFDRLFSKLISSWEYCFKDIFDPKLKKIHVLGISSLLRTGLVVVLSEIITIMQIWVDLLEEINETQSGDCEKYHLNDIVTEQTVEFYQLTPEQLRNHELLKNNDPVHNISLREFIKQTLEFLESHLGPPAYQEFFNNINQSLRESLLLFLSIQQPKISN, encoded by the coding sequence ATGGGAGATTTAACTGAAATCAATCTTATTCAGGTGCTTGAGCAAGCAAGTGACCCTAAGAACATCGGGTCTGAAATACAAAAGCTGGCTGAGGCTAAACTGAAAGAATGGGAGGTTCAGGAAGGtttccattattatttgcaaTCAATCTATTTGAACATGGACAATTCTTTGCAAATCAGATGGATATCAATTAtacaatttaaaaatggtatCGAAAAATACTGGAGATCCACTAGATCAAATgctattaataaaaatgaaaagttgAAGATCAGAGAAAGACTGTTTAATTTAGTTAATgagaaaaataatcaaCTGTCGATCCAAAATGCACAAGCTACTGCCAAGATTGCTAGATTCGATTTCCCTGGTCATTGGCCAGATTTGtttgaaaatttagaaagactattagatattaattcatcaaatgaCACTAATATTTACAACACATTATTACATATCAAccaaattatcaaaattctAGGCGCAGCCAGGATAGGTAGATGCAGACCAGCTATGCAAAGCAAAATACCCTTGATTCTAAAATACGTTATAAGGATTTATTTGGATAATTTCGTGTCTTGGACGGattcatcaattaatataaatgagAAATTCCCATTACATATCCAAATTTCATATTTGGCATTAAAGTGCACAAGAAGGATGATAATAGAAGGTGTCGATAATCCTGCAAAAGATGAAATTGTAATTGATTTCATGAGATTATCCATTCAGCATTTcgatattttaataactaattataataacttCCGAACATTTGACAATTACGAAAAATTCATAAGATGTTACGGTAAACTATATTATAGTATGATTACAAATTCTCCTGCaacatttattttgttacCATGTTCAACAGATATATTGATAGTGTAtacaaaaattatctttGAGTATGCTCCTAACGTCTATAACGAAGTTGCAGATACCACTGGTGACTTTTGGGAACAAACTGTCATTAGAGGTCTATTAGTTTTTAAAAGAgtaatcaattttatttttaagaaGGGAGCAATTACTTTGAAAGCAAGGAGTGATAAAGCTAGTATCGACAAAGCTATTGAAAAACTTAATGcagaatttttaaatgaaaagttaATTACTGATTTGGTTGACACATTAATGACATGGTACTTAAAATTAAGACCATCAGAATTGGAAAATTGGTTTATGGATCAAGAAGAATGGATAAACGAGCAGATGTCCACAAGCTATGAATATCAAATCAGACCATGTGCTGAAAATTTCTTTcaagatttaattaattcattCTCAGAATTTTTAGTTccttatttattaaataaaattgagaAAGATGCATCTAGTTTGTCCAATTCATTAGAAGATTTCTTGATGAAAGATGCAATCTATGCAGCCTTCCAATTGAGTGCTAATGCCATTTGCGATATGGTGGATTTTGATTCTCTATTggtaaaaatattcttaCCTGAAGCATCAGATACCACTAACAACTCTACTGAtcaattgaagataataagaagaagagTTGCAGTAATAATTAACGAATGGTCTGTTGTTAAGTGTTCTGAAGaatcaaagaaaatttgTTATGGATTTTTCGAGAACATCTTAATGAATGAATCAGATAAAGTAGTTTTACTAACAGTCGTGCAATCTATTAGAACGATGGTGGATGACTGgaattttaataaagataattttgaacCTTTCTTAAAAGATATCGTTACGATTTTATTAAGGAAAATATTACCTTCTGTTTCACTGACCGAAACTAGATTATATGTTCTTAATACTTTGagtgatattattattcaaacGAAACCTTTGATAAGcaaagatttattaattgaaatattacaaattaTACCGGAGTTGTGGGAAATTTCAACTAATAACCCTTCGGAAGGAATATTATCAGGGGCTTTAATTAGATTACTAAGAAACCTGGTTCAATCTTTAGGTCCACAATCTTATTTGACTTGGGATATTGCTATTCCTGTTGTGAACATAGTGTGTGATCCAACATCTCAACATCATCATTTATTAAGTGAAGATGGTTTTGAATTATGGGGAATACTACTTCAAAACTATTCCAGCaatgaaacaaaatttGATGATAGATTTGTTGACTTTTTACCATTTTTAGAATCTTCTATTGAAAAACATTCAGAAATATTACCAACATTGTTAGAAATTGTCAAAAGTTACactttaatattatcacCACAACTTTTTTTTGCATCTGATTCATTCAGTAAGATTTTCAGTTACTTAtccaattatttattaaaattgagAGACgattcattttatttaatactTGAGATTTGGGAAATTTTAATACTATCTAATGAGGCAGATTATGAGaatattcttcttcaaaaattttacGATATGGGAATTTTGAACTCTTTATTCAATAGTATTTTTAAACAAGAAGCATTATCAAATCATCAATGTGGGCAATTGTTACAGATTATTGCAAGGATTGCGTATGTTAACCCTACTgctttaatgaaatttattgaaatgtACCACCAAGCATTGCCAACAACAACATCTAACGCTCAACTAGATATTGAACATAAAAAAGTTGTTTATTCCGACATGCCATTTGACAGATTATTTAGCAAATTAATATCCAGTTGGgaatattgttttaaagatatatttgatCCTAAACTAAAGAAAATCCATGTTCTTGGTATTTCAAGTCTATTAAGAACTGGATTAGTTGTAGTATTATCAGAAATAATCACCATTATGCAAATCTGGGTCgatttattagaagaaatcAATGAAACCCAAAGTGGTGATTGTGAGAAATACCATCTGAACGATATTGTTACCGAACAAACCGTGGAATTTTACCAATTGACGCCTGAACAATTAAGAAATCATGAGCTTTTGAAAAACAATGATCCAGTTCATAATATCAGTTTGAGAGAGTTCATTAAACAGACTTTGGAGTTTCTAGAGTCACACTTGGGGCCTCCTGCCTATCaagaatttttcaacaaCATTAATCAAAGTTTAAGGGAAAGTTTATTACTTTTCCTTTCAATCCAACAACCTAAAATAAGTAACTAA
- the TPHA0F03190 gene encoding uncharacterized protein (similar to Saccharomyces cerevisiae TAF14 (YPL129W); ancestral locus Anc_8.633): MVATVKRTVRITTRQHILTDLPPVDNFPMRKWSIEIHLLDADNKEIPATIFDRVVYHLHPTFTNPNRTFKESPYTIEEQGWGGFPLHISLFLIEKAGERKITHDLNFLQDEYTADHVISIPLNKPLLTQELAKSGIVPETAVTTTQASTKRKAESTESLPVTTATEPKAKKVKTATAPTVKGSIDLQQLAFGLTKLKEDDLVAIVQMVTDNKTPEMDVVNNVEDGEFIIDLFSLPESLLKSIWEYVKENTK; this comes from the exons ATGGTAGCA ACTGTCAAAAGAACCGTACGTATAACGACCAGACAACATATTCTAACAGATCTACCTCCTGTAGATAACTTTCCCATGAGGAAATGGAGTATTGAAATACACTTGTTAGATGCTGATAATAAGGAAATTCCAGCAACTATTTTTGACAGAGTCGTTTATCATCTACATCCTACATTTACTAATCCAAATCGTACTTTCAAGGAATCTCCATATACTATCGAAGAGCAAGGTTGGGGTGGGTTCCCTCTGCATATCAGTTTGTTTTTGATAGAGAAAGCCGGCGAAAGAAAGATAACACATGATTTGAACTTTCTACAAGATGAATATACTGCCGACCACGTTATTAGTATTCCATTGAACAAGCCTTTGTTGACTCAAGAATTGGCTAAAAGTGGTATAGTTCCTGAGACTGCAGTTACAACTACTCAAGCTTCTACTAAGAGAAAAGCTGAATCAACAGAGAGCCTGCCAGTGACTACTGCAACTGAACCAAAGGCTAAGAAAGTAAAGACTGCAACTGCTCCTACAGTCAAGGGATCTATTGACTTACAACAATTAGCATTTGGACTAACAAAGTTAAAGGAAGATGACTTGGTTGCAATCGTTCAAATGGTAACAGACAACAAAACTCCAGAGATGGATGTTGTGAATAACGTTGAGGATGGCGAATTCATAATCGATTTATTCAGTTTGCCAGAAAGTTTACTAAAAAGCATTTGGGAATATGTTAAAGAAAACACTAAGTAA
- the AIM41 gene encoding Aim41p (similar to Saccharomyces cerevisiae YOR215C; ancestral locus Anc_8.635) yields the protein MLRTTTRVTYVSRSCIRTINSEAYTSTIIGLKKDLKQAMLAKDDAKKTTIRNILSTVKNMELDNQGKDFNELTLFGIYSKLIKQRKDSIAEFIKNDRTDLASKEETELAIINSYLKLLPVASQEEVDKKVTELLTKVKSEQGDNVQLKEILRSLNFKILQVQWKTTQGVIVQSLTRHYREIFN from the coding sequence ATGCTAAGAACTACTACTAGAGTGACTTATGTATCCAGATCTTGTATAAGGACTATCAATTCAGAAGCTTACACATCTACAATTATTGGGCTGAAGAAGGATTTAAAACAAGCAATGCTTGCAAAGGATGATGCAAAGAAAACAACGATAAGAAATATCTTAAGCACAGTCAAAAACATGGAATTAGATAATCAAGGAAAAGactttaatgaattaacATTATTTGGTATTTATTCgaaattgataaaacaaagaaaagaCTCAATTGcagaattcattaaaaatgatagaACTGATTTAGCGTCAAAGGAAGAAACTGAACTAGCTATCATTAACTCATATTTGAAGTTACTCCCTGTAGCATCACAAGAAGAAGTCGATAAGAAAGTAACTGAGTTATTGACTAAAGTGAAATCAGAACAAGGTGACAATGTCCAATTAAAGGAAATATTACGTTCCTTaaacttcaaaattttacaaGTACAATGGAAAACAACCCAGGGGGTCATTGTCCAATCATTAACTAGACACTATAGAGAAATCTTCAACTAG
- the TPHA0F03170 gene encoding telomere repeat binding factor family protein (similar to Saccharomyces cerevisiae TBF1 (YPL128C); ancestral locus Anc_8.630) — protein MAKAYNTPMNADTLGDLIDDFPVDVRVSISTLSSLDNVSNQLLSIISSDSFNSETYLLFNPRNVNSRIPMAIKSFHSLLTIFIEILRVYGIDNDVGEFKILEPKHIVKDMWYQDSPTLVLLKTFEKDIITTIRKCNVLIYFLTVLGCLNFKIDKLQEDFLDVFAPNTLFEESPFNINEQLLRKQWLLYLDLKTRIYIEKLKRVRYEKLRAERAENPNINLIFQNQEDSNKESGHEQATSNEISKFDHVSEDERSELLENNLFSNTFTNELVLRRTKSSADPTLTTSFERVFVQRYITRKANLMSFSSLKKLEIEISEKSFITNLKDYCDRYMSLIIWGTKHRNSKNPIQTADNSEFDEQVLKVTNAELLIGVVPYKTIFVDNEFEAKKARKVENEIESSQQNVDEIVAGIENDTDLLVNENFSNENVSNNSTQLSESNVFNNDVSVMENLEQQTRSVISTPKTAKRDSTGKVMKLKSKWSKTEEDALVAGLKAFGPSWVKILDYHGSGGKFSEDLKNRSQVQLKDKARNWKIQYLRNGHPLPQYLTKVTGNLNRKRKQLSIESTPEKLPEIRRDNTVHNNQNDMFGNNVISNAASSDASSFDPNL, from the coding sequence ATGGCTAAAGCTTACAATACACCCATGAATGCGGATACCCTAGGTGATCTGATAGATGACTTTCCCGTGGATGTAAGAGTTTCCATCAGTACGTTGTCTTCCTTGGATAATGTTTCAAATCAACTGCTATCTATTATATCATCGGATTCCTTTAATTCAGAAACGTATCTGCTTTTTAATCCAAGAAATGTGAATTCAAGGATTCCAATGGCAATCAAAAGTTTCCATAGTTTATTGACAATTTTCATTGAGATCTTGAGAGTGTATGGAATCGATAACGATGTTGGTGAATTTAAGATTTTAGAACCAAAACACATAGTGAAAGATATGTGGTATCAGGACTCTCCGACTTTGGTTTTATTAAAGACTTTcgaaaaagatattattactaCTATCAGAAAGTGTAATGTactgatatattttttgactGTACTGGGGTgtttaaatttcaaaattgataaattgcAAGAAGATTTCTTAGATGTGTTTGCTCCAAATACTTTATTCGAAGAATCTCcttttaatatcaatgaaCAACTACTGAGAAAGCAATGGCTTCTGTACCTAGATTTAAAGACAAGAATTTATATTGAGAAGTTGAAAAGAGTAAGATATGAAAAGTTAAGAGCTGAGAGAGCGGAAAACCCAAATATCAATctgatatttcaaaatcaagaggattcaaataaagaatCAGGCCATGAACAAGCGACGTCTAATGAAATTAGTAAATTTGATCATGTTAGCGAAGATGAAAGATCGGAACTACTAGAGAACAATTTGTTTTCTAATACTTTTACAAATGAATTGGTTCTCAGAAGAACTAAATCGTCGGCTGATCCAACTTTAACAACATCCTTTGAAAGAGTGTTTGTTCAAAGATACATTACAAGAAAGGCTAACTTGATGTCCTTTTCtagtttaaaaaaattggaaatagAGATTTCAGAGAAGAGTTTTATAACCAATTTGAAAGATTATTGTGACAGATATATGTCTCTAATTATATGGGGCACCAAACACCGTAATAGTAAAAACCCAATACAGACCGCAGATAACAGTGAATTTGATGAACAAGTATTGAAGGTCACTAATGCAGAATTATTGATTGGGGTTGTTCCATATAAAACTATATTTgttgataatgaatttgaagcAAAAAAGGCAAGAAAAgtagaaaatgaaattgaaagcTCTCAACAAAATGTAGACGAAATTGTCGCTGGAATTGAAAACGATACAGATTTATTAGTTAATGAGAATTTTTCCAATGAAAATGTTTCAAACAATTCTACCCAGCTATCAGAAAGtaatgtttttaataatgatgtaAGTGTTATGGAAAACCTGGAACAACAAACACGCAGTGTTATATCTACTCCAAAAACTGCTAAAAGAGACTCAACTGGTAAGGTAATGAAACTAAAGTCCAAATGGTCTAAAACCGAAGAAGATGCATTGGTTGCAGGTTTGAAAGCATTTGGTCCATCATGGGTAAAGATTTTAGATTATCATGGTTCAGGTGGTAAATTTTCCGAGGATCTGAAGAATAGATCTCAAGTTCAACTTAAAGACAAAGCTCGTAACTggaaaattcaatatttgagAAATGGACACCCATTACCACAGTATCTTACTAAAGTTACTGGTAatttaaatagaaaaagaaaacagtTATCGATTGAATCAACTCCTGAAAAATTACCTGAAATACGCAGAGATAACACTGTTcataataatcaaaatgACATGTTTGGTAATAATGTCATTTCAAATGCTGCTTCTAGTGACGCTTCTTCGTTCGATCCTAACCTTTAG
- the TPHA0F03200 gene encoding uncharacterized protein (similar to Saccharomyces cerevisiae SPO19 (YPL130W) and YOR214C; ancestral locus Anc_8.634), with product MIFNKYVQAIVLAAFVSGAYAQDYLVTLNADSNSDTVGFEINSNDDLGRNPLVVHLDKSNLSPEMLEKLGSVPNIVFADLPDLPQFVNLREYISKDDNGLQELLKGIVPESKNIDWNNVQNNQKYQELEGVFNEFLNDSVDSNKMKWRKKKYESSESSDYEPTYTSKYKPSYSSEYETSKSTHYPTSHSSPHTKEKSSSTTYPHSSSKESSTSRHSSNVNPTSHTSESYHSDKTHTTTSHVTTTHVSTEEKKTTEQKTITTAHTTKVPVTKTTEKETTLTKSITKNGTTKEIVVTTKVPVTTTYKSISTIHEQSNNTLTKTTTSCPEKSSSTGEVISKTKKSTTATPTMINYPQPSIAINGNITNITGGGEEFNNSNSYFNLSISFLIASVIVSLFVAIP from the coding sequence AtgatattcaataaatacGTTCAAGCCATTGTGCTCGCTGCCTTTGTTAGTGGTGCTTACGCTCAAGATTACCTTGTCACTCTGAATGCTGATTCAAATAGTGACACCGTTGGATTTGAGATCAACTCTAATGATGATTTGGGTAGGAATCCATTAGTGGTACATTTAGATAAAAGTAATTTATCACCAGAGATGTTAGAAAAGTTAGGTTCTGTTCCAAACATTGTCTTTGCTGACTTGCCAGATTTACCACAGTTTGTCAACCTGAGAGAGTACATCTCAAAGGATGATAATGGTTTacaagaattattaaaaggCATTGTCCCCGAATCAAAGAATATTGACTGGAATAATGttcaaaataatcaaaagtATCAAGAATTGGAAGGtgtatttaatgaattcttGAACGATTCTGTAGATTCAAACAAAATGAAGTGgaggaaaaagaaatatgaATCTTCAGAATCGTCGGATTACGAACCTACGTACACATCAAAGTATAAACCTTCATATTCGTCTGAATATGaaacttcaaaatcaaCTCACTACCCGACTTCCCATAGTAGCCCACACACCAAGGAAAAGTCTTCCTCAACCACATACCCACATAGTTCTTCGAAAGAAAGCTCAACTTCTCGCCATAGTTCAAATGTCAATCCAACATCGCATACCAGCGAAAGCTATCACAGTGACAAAACTCATACAACTACTTCCCACGTAACCACAACTCACGTAAGTActgaagaaaagaagacAACTGAACAGAAGACTATTACAACTGCTCATACAACTAAAGTTCCAGTAACCAAAACTACTGAGAAAGAAACCACTTTGACAAAGAGTATAACTAAAAATGGAACGACTAAAGAGATTGTTGTTACGACTAAAGTTCCAGTTACCACCACATATAAGAGTATTTCAACGATCCATGAACAATCTAACAATACATTAACAAAGACAACCACAAGTTGTCCAGAAAAGTCAAGTAGCACTGGAGAGGTTATTTCTAAGACCAAGAAATCAACTACTGCCACACCAACAATGATTAACTATCCACAACCTTCAATTGCAATCAACGGTAACATCACAAATATTACTGGCGGTGGTGaagaattcaataattcgaattcttatttcaatttatcaataagTTTCTTGATTGCAAGTGTAattgtttcattatttgtGGCAATTCCATAA
- the RUD3 gene encoding Rud3p (similar to Saccharomyces cerevisiae RUD3 (YOR216C); ancestral locus Anc_8.636), whose translation MGKNKKKSGNKNNNNNAHANDATVEDKEYVVAEVEPVVVDANEVESVKEEDGQDEVEESKKDNETEVELLKEQIKVLQNQLEQAKIRNDGDPESVPSETSEGSNAELEKVKEERDKYESQYNSLLDRISSMKTIFSNMKASEKEHEATKQRLRELEKENESINQQLEEYESQNLKIKNKVETIEGEKKEMKETIAILNREFSSLENELEDAQSRIKELESDIKISSSSSLHEISSIKKDKERLLTQIDELTLLLDNNKKDINDLEEERDNLANSVETLKNELQKQESIVENLENELTKLEAEHNSSAQSKKMEIASLTAQLETSVEELSKTNKESEALQKKIKDMEESIEANKKMEEKFKEQVVQLGKLRHENVIVNEQLTKALAMIKKSSTSNNVDIELISNLIISFVTLPRADTRKFEVLELISSCLTWDDEKKKQAGLIHSSMKDPDQPARKSSRTQAFISRWTEYLEKESEKDV comes from the coding sequence ATGGGaaagaacaagaagaaatctGGTAAcaagaacaacaacaacaatgcTCATGCAAATGATGCTACTGTAGAGGATAAAGAATATGTTGTTGCAGAGGTGGAGCCAGTAGTCGTCGATGCAAACGAGGTCGAATCGGTTAAGGAAGAGGATGGTCAAGATGAAGTTGAAGAGTCAAAGAAGGACAATGAAACTGAAGTCGAATTGTTGaaagaacaaataaaaGTCTTACAGAATCAATTAGAGCAAGCAAAGATCCGAAACGATGGTGATCCAGAATCAGTTCCAAGTGAGACTTCTGAAGGTTCCAATGctgaattagaaaaagtaaaagaagaaagagacAAGTATGAATCTCaatataattcattgtTAGATAGAATCTCTTCAATGAAGACTATTTTCAGTAACATGAAGGCATCAGAGAAAGAACACGAGGCAACTAAACAACGATTAAGAGAGTTagagaaagaaaatgaaagcATAAATCAACAGTTGGAAGAATACGAAtctcaaaatttaaagataaaaaataagGTTGAAACAATCGAAGGTGAAAAGAAGGAAATGAAGGAAACCATAGCTATTCTAAATAGGGAATTTTCTAGCTTAGAGAATGAATTAGAAGATGCTCAAAGCAGgataaaagaattagaaagtgatatcaaaatttcTAGCAGCTCTAGTTTGCATGAGATATCATCGATAAAGAAGGACAAAGAGCGTTTGTTGACAcaaattgatgaattgaCCTTGTTACTGGACAATAATAAGaaagatattaatgatttaGAAGAGGAGAGGGACAACCTAGCAAATAGCGTGGAAACCTTAAAGAACGAATTACAGAAACAAGAAAGTATAGTTGAGAACTTAGAGAATGAGTTGACTAAACTTGAAGCTGAACATAATAGCTCAGCACAATCTAAGAAAATGGAAATTGCTTCCTTAACAGCTCAATTAGAGACTTCAGTTGaagaattatcaaaaacaaacaagGAATCTGAAGCTCTgcaaaagaaaatcaaaGATATGGAAGAATCTATTGAAGCcaataaaaaaatggaaGAGAAGTTCAAGGAACAAGTTGTTCAGTTAGGTAAACTAAGACATGAGAACGTGATTGTCAATGAGCAATTAACCAAGGCACTAGCAATGATTAAAAAATCCAGCACATCGAACAATGTTGATATAGAATtgatatcaaatttaataatctcATTTGTTACATTACCAAGGGCAGACACCAGAAAATTCGAAGTTTTAGAATTAATTTCCAGTTGTTTGACTTGGGATGacgaaaagaaaaaacaagCAGGTCTAATACATTCAAGCATGAAAGATCCTGACCAACCAGCGAGAAAATCCTCAAGAACCCAAGCATTTATCTCCAGATGGACCGAATATCTAGAGAAGGAAAGTGAAAAGGATGTCTGA
- the SAS5 gene encoding Sas5p (similar to Saccharomyces cerevisiae SAS5 (YOR213C); ancestral locus Anc_8.632), producing the protein MEIPHINLTLRINTINTRIKGQYEGGLPLRHWTVSLTVLDDKRNTIYPKIFDAITFYLHPSFSNHTRIIKNYPYTLSEVGWGEFDIRMKGTFLDDIGTFILDHPLLFDNTEYYIDYEIQVPYHTKKLRNELIGFFAIEYNNTTREKLDDKKLVNLKRGLNNLKLCTEDTLTEVMDLILSHPAVQNRVEQYPRTEDFYMDVAQFSDDLLIQLYAYLEEHDIIKLDARVFKGTNKFNYL; encoded by the exons ATGGAGATT CCTCACATAAACCTGACGCTAAGAATAAATACTATCAATACTAGGATAAAAGGTCAATATGAAGGGGGGCTTCCTCTGAGACATTGGACAGTTTCATTGACAGTGCTGGAtgataaaagaaatacaatatatccaaaaatatttgatgcaataactttttatttacatcCCAGCTTTTCAAACCATACAAGAATTATAAAGAACTATCCTTATACACTCAGTGAAGTAGGCTGGGGTGAATTTGATATAAGAATGAAGGGAACATTTCTTGATGATATCGGAACATTTATTTTAGATCATCCATTACTATTTGACAATACAGAGtattatattgattatGAAATACAAGTTCCATATCATACAAAAAAACTACGCAATGAGTTGATTGGGTTTTTTGccattgaatataataataccaCCAGGGAGAAGTTAGATGACAAAAAGTTGGTTAATTTGAAGAGAGGTTTgaacaatttaaaattatgcACAGAGGATACACTGACAGAAGTAATGGATTTAATTCTAAGCCATCCGGCTGTGCAGAATAGGGTAGAACAGTATCCCAGGACTGAAGATTTTTATATGGATGTGGCTCAGTTTTCAGATGACTTATTGATCCAATTATATGCGTACCTTGAAGAACAtgatattatcaaattggATGCAAGAGTATTTAAAGGTAccaataaattcaattatttatag